A window from Streptomyces subrutilus encodes these proteins:
- a CDS encoding MarR family winged helix-turn-helix transcriptional regulator has product MRQMPIHSTGAAASAVVEVSELIELLEIVWERGRDTVSAPPVSSAQARVLFLIEKNAEINLRTLGKLLSAAPPSVTRLCDRLQAIGFLERTPSPDDRRELHLRLTAQGVGYLADLRVRRQQVLTEAMAALPPEARAGLAAGLAALREVVTEPLRLPRQAGPESRTA; this is encoded by the coding sequence ATGCGTCAGATGCCGATCCACTCCACCGGGGCGGCCGCGTCCGCGGTCGTCGAGGTCAGTGAGCTGATCGAACTGCTGGAGATCGTCTGGGAGCGGGGCCGGGACACGGTGAGCGCTCCCCCGGTCTCCTCGGCCCAGGCCCGGGTCCTCTTCCTCATAGAGAAGAACGCGGAGATCAACCTGCGCACGCTCGGGAAGCTGCTGAGTGCGGCTCCGCCCTCGGTCACCCGGCTGTGTGACCGGCTGCAGGCGATCGGATTCCTGGAGCGCACCCCGAGCCCCGACGACCGCCGTGAGCTGCACCTGCGGCTGACCGCCCAGGGGGTCGGGTACCTGGCGGACCTGCGGGTGCGTCGCCAGCAGGTCCTGACGGAGGCGATGGCCGCCCTGCCGCCCGAGGCGCGCGCCGGGCTGGCCGCGGGACTGGCCGCGCTCCGCGAGGTCGTGACGGAGCCGCTGCGGCTGCCGCGGCAGGCCGGTCCGGAGTCCCGCACGGCCTGA
- a CDS encoding ATP-binding protein has protein sequence MRSLIESSGLLPAGAGGGAEPEEGALTDALLVTSELATNAIRHGGGITGFSASLSADGLRLAIADASGDSPVTLARVPGTFPVGGFGWPLICRLTHSVSISPTPQGGKRIEIVMPLAPTPRPA, from the coding sequence GTGCGATCGCTCATCGAGTCTTCCGGCCTGCTGCCGGCGGGTGCCGGAGGCGGCGCCGAACCCGAGGAGGGCGCCCTGACCGACGCGCTGCTCGTGACCTCGGAACTGGCGACGAACGCCATCCGCCACGGCGGCGGCATCACCGGCTTCAGCGCCTCCCTGTCGGCGGACGGGCTGCGGCTCGCGATCGCCGACGCGAGCGGTGACAGCCCGGTGACGCTGGCGCGCGTCCCCGGCACGTTCCCCGTGGGAGGCTTCGGCTGGCCCCTGATCTGCCGGCTCACCCACAGCGTGTCGATCAGCCCGACACCGCAGGGCGGCAAGCGCATCGAGATCGTCATGCCCCTGGCCCCCACCCCACGACCGGCCTGA
- a CDS encoding DoxX family protein, producing MTGRFDRAQPYALGLFRIVTGLLFACHGAASLFGVLGGAHGGGTVPAGAWPGWYAAAIQLGAGVLVLFGLGTRSAAFVASGSMAYAYFSVHQSVSLWPLQNGGEASAMFCWAFLLLVFTGPGAFAVDRVFGARAVHGRQEEQHQAKAPVPA from the coding sequence ATGACCGGTCGCTTCGACAGAGCCCAGCCCTACGCACTCGGTCTGTTCCGCATCGTCACCGGACTGCTCTTCGCCTGCCACGGCGCCGCGTCCCTCTTCGGTGTCCTCGGCGGCGCCCACGGCGGCGGTACCGTCCCCGCCGGCGCGTGGCCCGGCTGGTACGCCGCCGCGATCCAGCTCGGCGCCGGAGTCCTGGTCCTGTTCGGCCTCGGCACGCGCTCCGCCGCCTTCGTCGCGTCCGGCTCGATGGCCTACGCCTACTTCTCCGTCCACCAGTCGGTGTCGCTCTGGCCGCTGCAGAACGGCGGCGAGGCCTCCGCCATGTTCTGCTGGGCGTTCCTGCTGCTCGTGTTCACCGGGCCCGGCGCGTTCGCCGTGGACCGGGTGTTCGGTGCCCGCGCGGTGCACGGCCGTCAAGAGGAGCAGCACCAGGCCAAGGCCCCCGTACCCGCCTGA
- a CDS encoding sensor histidine kinase — translation MVLGTAAVGAALLSNTTAAGDRIVYGIAPAQRDALRMESALLDQETGVRGYLLTQEPDLLEPYERGRTNEAAAARTLFVELAGEDGATADVRAVEEAARVWRDEFATPAVEAVRSGAAVPSVQEGKARFDEVRRKIDAQQTRLNTMQADARATFADARSERDHILLAILAAFLLAGVCLAVLLQVGVVRPLGVVRAASRRVADGRFDEEIPQRGPADLRSLALAVEAMRRRTVEELAASLRNAEELKRTAADLDAQAVELRRSNAELEQFAYVASHDLQEPLRKVASFCQLLEKRYGDRLDDRGAQYIGFAVDGAKRMQVLINDLLTFSRVGRVQDARESVALDGTLDRALRNLATAVEESEAEVTRPQTLPAVEGDPTLLTMLWQNLVANAVKFRAPGRTPRVDIAHRTDTEADPGFHTFTVTDNGIGIDPEFAEKVFVIFQRLHGREAYGGTGIGLSLCKKIVEHAGGRIWIDTTHTGGTRLVFTLPVQDADPAGSDAPSAPPVPQTRTSPESAGATAAEGTTP, via the coding sequence ATGGTCCTCGGCACCGCCGCGGTGGGCGCTGCGCTGCTGTCGAACACCACCGCGGCCGGCGACCGGATCGTCTACGGCATCGCCCCGGCCCAGCGTGACGCCCTGCGGATGGAATCAGCGCTCCTCGACCAGGAGACCGGGGTCCGCGGCTACCTCCTGACCCAGGAGCCGGACCTGCTCGAACCGTACGAGCGAGGCCGCACCAACGAGGCCGCCGCGGCCCGCACGCTCTTCGTCGAGCTCGCCGGCGAGGACGGCGCGACCGCGGACGTACGGGCCGTCGAAGAGGCCGCGCGCGTCTGGCGCGACGAGTTCGCGACCCCCGCCGTCGAGGCCGTGCGCAGCGGCGCCGCCGTCCCGTCCGTCCAGGAGGGCAAGGCGCGCTTCGACGAGGTGCGCCGGAAGATCGACGCGCAGCAGACCCGGCTGAACACGATGCAGGCCGACGCGCGGGCCACCTTCGCCGACGCCCGCTCCGAGCGCGACCACATCCTCCTGGCGATCCTCGCGGCGTTCCTGCTGGCGGGCGTCTGCCTCGCGGTCCTGCTCCAGGTCGGCGTCGTACGCCCGCTGGGCGTCGTACGGGCCGCGTCCCGGCGGGTGGCCGACGGGCGGTTCGACGAGGAGATCCCCCAGCGCGGACCCGCCGACCTGCGCTCGCTCGCCCTCGCGGTGGAAGCCATGCGCCGGCGCACGGTCGAGGAGCTCGCGGCCTCGCTGCGCAATGCCGAGGAGCTGAAGCGCACGGCCGCCGACCTCGACGCCCAGGCCGTGGAGCTGCGCCGGTCCAACGCCGAGCTGGAGCAGTTCGCGTACGTGGCCTCGCACGACCTCCAGGAGCCGCTGCGCAAGGTCGCCTCCTTCTGCCAGCTCCTGGAGAAGCGCTACGGCGACCGGCTCGACGACCGCGGAGCCCAGTACATCGGCTTCGCCGTCGACGGCGCCAAGCGGATGCAGGTGCTGATCAACGACCTGCTGACCTTCTCCCGGGTCGGCCGCGTCCAGGACGCCCGCGAGTCCGTGGCCCTCGACGGGACGCTCGACCGCGCCCTGCGCAACCTCGCGACCGCGGTGGAGGAGAGCGAGGCCGAGGTCACACGGCCGCAGACGCTTCCCGCGGTGGAGGGCGACCCGACGCTGCTCACCATGCTCTGGCAGAACCTCGTGGCCAACGCGGTCAAGTTCCGGGCGCCCGGTCGCACCCCGCGCGTGGACATCGCGCACCGCACCGACACCGAGGCGGACCCCGGCTTCCACACCTTCACCGTCACGGACAACGGGATCGGCATCGACCCCGAGTTCGCGGAGAAGGTGTTCGTGATCTTCCAGCGGCTGCACGGCCGGGAGGCGTACGGCGGCACCGGGATCGGCCTGTCGCTCTGCAAGAAGATCGTCGAGCACGCGGGCGGCCGCATCTGGATCGACACCACGCACACCGGCGGGACGCGGCTGGTGTTCACCCTGCCCGTCCAGGACGCCGACCCGGCCGGGTCGGACGCACCGTCCGCCCCGCCCGTTCCCCAGACCCGTACGTCACCCGAGAGCGCCGGAGCCACGGCCGCGGAAGGAACCACCCCATGA
- a CDS encoding PP2C family protein-serine/threonine phosphatase, which yields MARPEGVERILRNAAPHELFDKIRDVLAQRYGAHAVELLMVDYAMTRLQPVTELPSTAEPLSVHTSAPGRAFGSQEAYVVAEGSGVTAHLPVSVRGDRIAVLSVGLPSEEYAASVLPELQDVADALAHEIVVAERDTDVFLRARRATRLTLAAEMQWQLLPGRSCARPEYALGGQLEPAYAIYGDSFDWSASAEHLTLTVNNGMGEGIDAALLTNLAVSALRNARRAGLGLVDQASLADQAVYGQYQGRQHLAMLLLRFSLGTGEVDVIDAGSPRIWRLRQGAVEQIELEAQLPLGMFEDTIYTCQRFHVEPGDRLFFLSDGVYDVASPGGEPYSRHALSRAITNTRLLPPSQVPRAILEELAGHRGQIEAADDAMVVCLDWRGRPDPGADADPSGSGV from the coding sequence GTGGCCAGACCCGAGGGAGTGGAGCGCATTCTGCGGAATGCGGCCCCGCACGAGCTGTTCGACAAGATCCGCGACGTACTCGCCCAGCGCTACGGTGCGCACGCGGTCGAACTGCTGATGGTTGACTACGCGATGACCCGGCTCCAGCCGGTGACCGAGCTGCCGAGCACCGCCGAACCGCTGTCGGTGCACACCAGCGCCCCCGGCCGGGCCTTCGGCTCGCAGGAGGCGTACGTGGTCGCGGAAGGCTCCGGAGTGACCGCGCACCTGCCGGTCAGCGTCCGGGGCGACCGGATCGCCGTACTGAGCGTGGGACTGCCGAGCGAGGAGTACGCGGCGAGCGTCCTGCCCGAGCTGCAGGACGTCGCCGACGCCCTGGCACACGAGATCGTCGTCGCCGAGCGCGACACCGACGTGTTCCTCCGGGCCCGGAGGGCCACCCGGCTCACCCTGGCCGCCGAAATGCAGTGGCAGCTGCTGCCGGGACGCTCCTGCGCCCGCCCCGAATACGCCCTCGGGGGACAGCTGGAGCCCGCCTACGCCATCTACGGCGACAGCTTCGACTGGTCCGCCTCCGCCGAACACCTCACGCTGACCGTCAACAACGGCATGGGCGAGGGCATCGACGCGGCCCTGCTGACCAACCTCGCCGTGAGCGCCCTGCGCAACGCCCGCCGGGCCGGCCTGGGCCTCGTGGACCAGGCCAGCCTCGCCGACCAGGCCGTCTACGGGCAGTACCAGGGCCGCCAGCACCTGGCCATGCTCCTGCTGCGCTTCAGCCTGGGCACCGGCGAGGTGGACGTGATCGACGCCGGCTCGCCGCGGATCTGGCGGCTGCGCCAAGGCGCGGTGGAGCAGATCGAGCTGGAGGCGCAGCTGCCGCTGGGCATGTTCGAGGACACCATCTACACCTGCCAGCGCTTCCACGTCGAACCCGGCGACCGGCTCTTCTTCCTGAGCGACGGCGTCTACGACGTGGCCTCGCCCGGCGGCGAGCCCTACAGCCGGCACGCGCTGAGCCGGGCCATCACCAACACCCGGCTGCTGCCGCCCTCGCAGGTGCCGCGGGCGATCCTGGAGGAGCTCGCCGGGCACCGCGGCCAGATCGAGGCGGCCGACGACGCGATGGTGGTCTGCCTCGACTGGCGCGGACGCCCGGACCCCGGGGCCGACGCGGACCCGTCCGGGTCCGGGGTCTAG
- a CDS encoding nucleoside/nucleotide kinase family protein produces the protein MDTTELVERARALAARDGGGRRILGIAGPPGAGKSTLAARLAEALGPAVAVVVPMDGFHLARAELERLGRADRKGAEDTFDTAGYVALLRRLRATPNATAPVYAPAFDRSLEEPIAGSVPVGPAVPLVITEGNYLLHDAGEWAHVRPLLDESWYLAPDDGLRVGRLVERHVRHGKDPAQARAWVARSDEANARLIARGRDRADLVLDCG, from the coding sequence GTGGACACGACGGAACTGGTGGAGCGGGCCCGCGCACTGGCCGCGCGGGACGGCGGCGGCCGGCGCATCCTCGGGATCGCCGGGCCGCCGGGCGCGGGCAAGTCGACCCTGGCCGCACGGCTCGCCGAGGCACTGGGGCCGGCGGTGGCCGTGGTGGTGCCCATGGACGGATTCCACCTCGCCCGTGCCGAACTGGAACGCCTGGGCCGGGCGGACCGCAAAGGGGCCGAGGACACCTTCGACACGGCCGGCTACGTGGCTCTGCTGCGCCGCCTGCGCGCCACCCCCAACGCCACCGCTCCCGTCTACGCGCCCGCCTTCGACCGGTCCCTGGAGGAGCCGATCGCCGGGAGCGTGCCGGTCGGCCCGGCCGTCCCCCTGGTGATCACGGAGGGAAACTACCTGCTCCACGACGCGGGGGAGTGGGCGCACGTACGGCCCCTGCTCGACGAGTCCTGGTACCTGGCCCCCGACGACGGGCTGCGGGTCGGCCGACTGGTCGAGAGGCACGTACGGCACGGCAAGGACCCCGCGCAGGCGCGTGCCTGGGTGGCCCGCTCGGACGAGGCCAACGCCCGTCTGATCGCACGCGGTCGCGACCGCGCGGACCTGGTCCTGGACTGCGGCTGA
- a CDS encoding response regulator — translation MATPQPQAQPAEVLLVEDDAGDELMTREAFEDNKIGNNLHVVRDGLEALDFLYRRGEYAEAPRPDLILLDLNLPKYDGRQVLEQIKTDPELSHIPVVVLTTSAAEEDILRSYKLHANAYVTKPVDLDQFIRAIQQIDDFFVTVVKLPRSV, via the coding sequence ATGGCGACCCCCCAGCCCCAGGCTCAGCCCGCGGAAGTGCTGCTCGTCGAGGACGACGCCGGCGACGAGCTCATGACGCGCGAGGCGTTCGAGGACAACAAGATCGGCAACAACCTGCACGTGGTGCGGGACGGCCTCGAAGCGCTGGACTTCCTCTACCGGCGCGGCGAGTACGCCGAGGCCCCGCGTCCGGACCTGATCCTCCTCGACCTGAACCTGCCCAAGTACGACGGCAGGCAGGTCCTCGAACAGATCAAGACCGACCCGGAGCTGAGCCACATCCCCGTGGTGGTGCTCACCACGTCGGCGGCCGAGGAGGACATCCTGCGCAGCTACAAGCTGCACGCCAACGCGTACGTGACGAAGCCGGTCGACCTCGACCAGTTCATCCGGGCGATCCAGCAGATCGACGACTTCTTCGTGACCGTGGTGAAGCTGCCGCGGTCCGTCTGA
- a CDS encoding PP2C family protein-serine/threonine phosphatase, with protein sequence MESALGLGSQNSAEHGGVPAARQPRQASAFERDPLQSLWSGRPPHVLLIEDDEGDALLVEELVEDSGVDVRLGRARSLADALSLLDTDTPQCVLLDLHLPDAQGLDALNRVLARSAEAAVVVLTGLSEEQAGLTAVAAGAQDYLVKGRLEPDVFMRAIRYAMQRKQTELAAAALQTGRLRAEENARLERGLLPTPLLLDDTVSVCARYRPGRAQALLGGDFYDVVQTPDGATHAVVGDVSGHGPDEAALGVCLRVAWRAFVMAGARGQDLLDLLEKILVAERSGPEIFATLIALTRTAGADHIAVQRAGHPGFLVRSPSGVRLEAVPGGPALGIMPDWDSSWPVTEVPVEPGGAVMFFTDGLIEGRIASGSDRLDEGGLLDIARKHADLPADPFVDTLIHTAESLAAEWGGLADDVAVLHLEWNTSP encoded by the coding sequence ATGGAGAGCGCGCTGGGCCTGGGGTCGCAGAACTCCGCCGAGCACGGCGGCGTGCCCGCCGCGCGGCAGCCCCGGCAGGCGTCCGCGTTCGAACGGGACCCGCTCCAGAGCCTGTGGAGCGGCCGCCCGCCCCACGTCCTGCTCATCGAGGACGACGAGGGCGACGCCCTGCTCGTCGAGGAGCTGGTCGAGGACAGCGGGGTCGACGTACGCCTCGGCCGGGCCCGCAGCCTCGCCGACGCCCTGTCCCTGCTCGACACCGACACGCCCCAGTGCGTCCTGCTCGACCTGCACCTGCCCGACGCGCAGGGCCTCGACGCCCTCAACCGGGTGCTCGCCCGGTCCGCGGAGGCCGCCGTCGTGGTCCTGACCGGCCTCTCCGAGGAGCAGGCCGGCCTCACCGCCGTCGCCGCCGGAGCCCAGGACTACCTGGTGAAGGGCCGGCTGGAGCCCGACGTCTTCATGCGGGCCATCCGCTACGCGATGCAGCGCAAGCAGACCGAGCTCGCCGCCGCCGCCCTGCAGACGGGCCGCCTCCGGGCGGAGGAGAACGCCCGTCTCGAACGCGGCCTGCTCCCCACCCCGCTCCTGCTGGACGACACCGTCTCGGTGTGCGCCCGCTACCGGCCCGGCCGCGCTCAGGCCCTCCTGGGCGGTGACTTCTACGACGTCGTCCAGACCCCCGACGGGGCCACCCACGCGGTCGTCGGCGACGTCTCCGGGCACGGACCGGACGAAGCGGCCCTCGGCGTGTGCCTGCGCGTGGCGTGGCGCGCGTTCGTCATGGCCGGCGCCCGCGGGCAGGACCTGCTCGACCTCCTGGAGAAGATCCTGGTGGCGGAGCGGTCCGGACCCGAGATCTTCGCCACCCTCATCGCCCTGACCCGTACCGCGGGCGCCGACCACATCGCCGTGCAGCGCGCCGGCCACCCCGGATTCCTGGTCCGCTCCCCGTCAGGGGTCCGGCTGGAGGCCGTGCCCGGCGGCCCGGCCCTCGGGATCATGCCGGACTGGGACTCGTCCTGGCCCGTGACCGAGGTGCCGGTGGAGCCGGGCGGCGCCGTGATGTTCTTCACCGACGGACTGATCGAGGGACGCATCGCCTCGGGCTCCGACCGCCTCGACGAGGGCGGCCTGCTCGACATCGCCCGCAAGCACGCCGATCTGCCCGCCGACCCGTTCGTCGACACGCTGATCCACACCGCGGAGAGCCTGGCCGCGGAGTGGGGCGGCCTGGCCGACGACGTCGCCGTACTCCACCTCGAATGGAACACCTCTCCGTGA
- a CDS encoding PP2C family protein-serine/threonine phosphatase, whose amino-acid sequence MASSPGGSAPTNHPATGFAFATAPCPVLVVDPHGSLSLVNQAATRLFPDAHIGAVLTSAVPLWLAAAHRRVEAGGAAGPSGGTGAGPPLDPAGGRVGARSFEAHPALLDDGDIAWWFVDDTEMRLAKDELALERSRTAFLGQASNALLSSLNVDRCMSVTAQLAAEHLADAAVVIGPVTGRATPVVSCRRGHRPEGTRVNVDPARVPGLAEALQGFPPVPSRWVDPAAAPDWLVPEGFGTVGSMVVTPLPGHGVPAGALVLLRYSDEAAFTDNEEVFARLFAARSGAALSAARLYAEQSSITETLMRELLPPVLRQIDGVEFAGGYRPSGEGDRIGGDFYDVHAAPVPAEGAESFVVLGDVCGKGLDAAVLTGKIRNTLHALLPMAPDHQRMLRLLNGALLNSHHTRFATLVLASASRKDGKVVLRLTSAGHPPPLVVRADGQVEEVETRGTLVGALVEVESVTVRTVLGPGETCVLFTDGFTEARGGPLGREQFGDARLRRALAECAGMAAAAVVERLQMLAAQWIGTGRHDDMAVVAITAPRTNHLSAVGGHGPGRYTA is encoded by the coding sequence ATGGCCAGTTCCCCAGGGGGTTCCGCCCCAACGAACCATCCCGCCACTGGATTCGCCTTCGCAACAGCTCCCTGCCCCGTTCTGGTGGTCGATCCCCACGGATCGCTGTCGCTGGTCAACCAGGCGGCCACCCGCCTCTTCCCCGACGCCCACATCGGTGCGGTGCTGACCTCCGCGGTGCCGCTCTGGCTGGCCGCCGCCCACCGGCGGGTGGAGGCCGGCGGGGCGGCGGGCCCCTCGGGCGGGACGGGCGCCGGCCCGCCGCTCGACCCCGCGGGGGGACGGGTCGGCGCGCGGAGCTTCGAGGCGCACCCGGCCCTGCTCGACGACGGCGACATCGCGTGGTGGTTCGTGGACGACACCGAAATGCGCCTGGCCAAGGACGAACTGGCCCTGGAGCGCAGCCGGACCGCCTTCCTCGGGCAGGCCTCCAACGCGCTGCTGTCCTCGCTCAACGTCGACCGCTGCATGAGCGTCACCGCCCAGCTCGCGGCCGAACACCTCGCCGACGCCGCCGTCGTGATCGGGCCGGTCACGGGCCGCGCCACCCCGGTCGTCTCCTGCCGCCGCGGCCACCGGCCCGAAGGGACCCGGGTCAACGTCGACCCCGCGCGGGTGCCGGGACTGGCCGAGGCCCTCCAGGGGTTCCCGCCGGTCCCCTCCCGCTGGGTCGATCCGGCGGCGGCTCCGGACTGGCTGGTGCCCGAGGGGTTCGGCACGGTCGGGTCGATGGTGGTGACCCCCCTGCCCGGCCACGGGGTTCCGGCGGGCGCGCTGGTACTGCTGCGCTATTCGGACGAGGCGGCCTTCACCGACAACGAGGAGGTGTTCGCGCGGCTGTTCGCGGCGCGCTCGGGCGCCGCGCTGTCGGCCGCGCGCCTCTACGCGGAGCAGAGTTCGATCACCGAGACGCTCATGCGCGAGCTGCTGCCGCCGGTGCTGCGGCAGATCGACGGGGTCGAGTTCGCCGGCGGCTACCGGCCTTCGGGCGAAGGCGACCGGATCGGGGGCGACTTCTACGACGTGCACGCCGCGCCCGTCCCGGCCGAGGGCGCGGAGTCCTTCGTCGTCCTGGGCGACGTGTGCGGCAAGGGCCTGGACGCCGCCGTGCTCACCGGAAAGATCCGCAACACCCTGCACGCCCTGCTTCCCATGGCCCCCGACCACCAGCGCATGCTCCGGCTGCTCAACGGCGCGCTGCTGAACTCGCACCACACCCGTTTCGCGACGCTCGTCCTCGCGTCGGCGTCCCGCAAGGACGGGAAGGTGGTGCTGCGGCTGACCAGCGCCGGCCATCCGCCCCCGCTGGTCGTGCGCGCGGACGGGCAGGTGGAGGAGGTGGAGACCCGCGGCACGCTGGTGGGGGCGCTGGTCGAGGTCGAGTCGGTGACCGTACGGACCGTACTGGGGCCCGGGGAGACCTGTGTCCTGTTCACGGACGGGTTCACCGAGGCCCGGGGCGGCCCGCTCGGGCGGGAGCAGTTCGGCGACGCGCGGCTGAGGCGGGCGCTCGCGGAGTGTGCGGGCATGGCGGCGGCGGCCGTCGTGGAACGGCTGCAGATGCTGGCCGCCCAATGGATCGGCACCGGCCGGCACGACGACATGGCCGTCGTGGCGATCACCGCCCCGCGGACCAACCATCTGAGTGCGGTGGGAGGGCACGGTCCGGGTAGGTACACCGCATGA
- a CDS encoding pyroglutamyl peptidase: protein MSHRMMFLRRAALAAALLGVTAVLPPAVARADTALPPGCSGADAAVSARTAPVAPDPEQRRLADPRTAALTGRGGFDAFVRRFPAALCGARDAAEARRLLDTWGESLWRAAVDRAQGRRSGGDLAAGDDRPLYWARLAMTVQLERWTPDFAVDRAALKSRFEDASRGLTANDFRGTPGVRRIFVSGFDPFGLDAELRRANPSGSAALQLNGRRITLADGTKAEFRAVVLPVRYADFDAGIVERAYGPRLASGPRAADMITSISQGYPGLFTLEAWAGRNRSADPYPDNADALSGGTYAHPVTAPGLGPGAEFLRTSLPTDAMTAVQTPYPVRLNTAVSEIPAGQRTPVDRPDGPTAGSRAVAGGGGGYLSNEVAYRSNRLRLELRPALPGGHLHTPVLTGLPADPAQLTGADFERTEREITAQVVAVLRSSGAAR, encoded by the coding sequence ATGTCACATCGCATGATGTTCTTACGCCGTGCGGCACTCGCCGCCGCACTCCTCGGCGTCACCGCCGTCCTGCCCCCCGCCGTGGCCCGCGCGGACACCGCGCTGCCGCCCGGCTGCTCCGGCGCCGACGCCGCCGTCTCCGCACGCACCGCCCCGGTTGCGCCGGACCCCGAACAGCGTCGCCTCGCCGACCCGAGGACCGCCGCGCTCACCGGGCGCGGCGGCTTCGACGCCTTCGTGCGGCGGTTCCCCGCCGCCCTGTGCGGCGCGCGCGACGCCGCCGAGGCGCGGCGGCTCCTCGACACCTGGGGCGAGAGCCTGTGGCGGGCCGCCGTCGACCGGGCGCAGGGACGCCGGTCCGGTGGCGACCTGGCCGCCGGGGACGACCGGCCGCTGTACTGGGCCAGGCTGGCGATGACCGTACAACTGGAGCGCTGGACACCGGACTTCGCGGTCGACCGGGCCGCCCTGAAGTCCCGCTTCGAGGACGCCTCGCGCGGTCTGACCGCCAATGACTTCCGTGGCACACCGGGGGTGCGGAGGATCTTCGTCAGCGGGTTCGACCCGTTCGGGTTGGATGCCGAACTGCGCCGCGCCAACCCCTCCGGCTCGGCCGCGCTCCAGCTCAACGGCCGACGGATCACCCTGGCCGACGGCACGAAGGCCGAGTTCCGAGCCGTCGTCCTGCCCGTGCGCTACGCCGACTTCGACGCGGGCATCGTCGAGCGGGCGTACGGCCCGCGTCTGGCGTCCGGTCCGCGGGCAGCGGACATGATCACCAGCATCAGCCAGGGGTACCCGGGGCTGTTCACCCTGGAGGCCTGGGCGGGCCGCAACCGATCGGCCGACCCGTACCCGGACAACGCCGACGCCCTCTCGGGCGGCACGTACGCGCACCCGGTGACCGCTCCGGGGCTCGGGCCCGGGGCCGAGTTCCTGCGCACCAGCCTGCCCACGGACGCGATGACCGCCGTGCAGACGCCGTACCCGGTGCGCCTGAACACGGCCGTCTCCGAGATCCCGGCCGGGCAGCGGACCCCCGTGGACCGGCCGGACGGACCGACCGCCGGGTCGCGCGCCGTCGCCGGCGGGGGCGGCGGCTACCTTTCCAACGAGGTCGCCTACCGCTCGAACCGGCTCCGTCTGGAGCTCCGGCCCGCCCTGCCGGGCGGCCACCTCCACACCCCCGTCCTCACCGGACTGCCCGCCGATCCGGCGCAGCTGACCGGCGCGGACTTCGAGCGCACCGAACGCGAGATCACGGCGCAGGTGGTGGCCGTGCTGCGCAGCTCCGGCGCGGCGCGCTGA
- a CDS encoding STAS domain-containing protein, with protein MAVHHSGAHNSVEARSEGDVRIVVMAGEFDMDSVGELRTALDPEAAGVTRFVLDVSGVTFADSTALSIMLQPALDRPVVLAGQVPDRLARLLEVTGADRAFVAAPTLAEAIVVAVPPRRR; from the coding sequence ATGGCCGTGCACCACTCCGGCGCGCACAACAGCGTCGAGGCGCGTTCCGAGGGGGACGTGCGCATCGTCGTGATGGCGGGCGAGTTCGACATGGACAGCGTGGGCGAGCTGCGGACGGCGCTGGACCCCGAGGCGGCCGGCGTCACCCGGTTCGTCCTGGACGTCTCCGGCGTGACCTTCGCCGACTCGACCGCGCTCAGCATCATGCTGCAGCCCGCGCTCGACCGGCCCGTCGTGCTGGCGGGACAGGTCCCCGACCGGCTGGCACGGCTCCTCGAAGTCACCGGCGCCGACCGGGCCTTCGTGGCCGCGCCGACGCTGGCCGAGGCGATCGTCGTCGCGGTGCCGCCGAGGCGGCGCTGA